The DNA segment TATTCAGTCTCTAAATAGCTATCCAGCTGAGAATAGACAAGCATCTGAGAATTAGCTTTTTCATTCAAAAACATTAAATCTTCTAGAGAAAACGGCATTGTTATTTCTATTAATTTAAGCTAATCAGTAAGGTATTAGTAATACTAAATCCTTTTTATATTCCATCACATCAAACAATTTTGTATGGCTTTTCTACACTAAATAGACTAAAGTAAGCTACTTAAATCATATAAATTATTAGACTTATTGATTTGTCAGCAAAAAGCTAAATTAAGAGTTTTTAACGTTACCTAATAAGATCATGAGTCTAACCCCTGATCAACAAGAGTTAATACATCTGCAACCACTCACTAATAAAGCTAAACTTTATTAGTGAGTGGATAATTCCCAAATCCAGATTAATCTTCTTAGCTAATTTTTTAGTCTTAGTCTTTATCTTAAGCTGCAATAAACCTACTCGAACCGAGTTATGCTCTCAATTAAACATTTAAATTCAATCAAAACTATAATTATTTATCAATCAAAAGCGGGTTCATCTTTCGCTGATGAAAAACAAGAATGTATTTTAATATCTAACTATATCTATTGATTATTGATTAGAGTAATCTCAAACAATGATTCTTGTTTTCAATTATGACGAATTCAACAAGTGTTTATCAGTTAATTAATTTTATAGTAATCTAGTTCAAACATCATGATATTTAGATAGGTTACTATTACAGGTAATGATAACCATCTGATGATTAAACCTTTATCTTTTAAAAAATCTAGAAATCCCCAACTTTAGCTGATAACAAAGCCCTTAGAAAATTATTAAATGTAATGTCATAAATAAATCTGAAAGAATCTTATATCTTTTTCCTATTTTCACTATGTAGTTAAGATTTCTCATCAAATTTTTTATTCATTAAATTTTCATCTGAATAACTAATTGCGTAACGAAAATTAGATCAAGCTTCTGATGCAATTACAAATAGTGATGCAATCATTAAGAAACCTAAACTACACTTTTGTTAGTATTCAGAAATATTATTTTTGCCTCTCAGCTAAGTTATTAACTTAGGCGAGATTAGTATTAAATATTTTGACTTATGAAAGTATATTCATATGTTAGATGATAGCTATGGATACAGAGATAATTACAAACCCATATATTTAGAGAATAAATTAGCATTAACAATGCTATTATTCGGAACCGGTAGAAATGCGTCTCTAAGATCTGTATGTTATTTCACAGCCTTAGATATCTAGATTATAAAGATTAAAGTTGTCGCAATTATAAATAAGCCAAGTTGTTAACTAAAGTCTCAGGCAAAGAGATCACAATAGAGATCTATCTCAACATAAATTTAACGAGTTTTGTTTACTTTAGTTTAGGACTAAAATATAAAAGTTACCCCAGTCCGACATGATGTTGCCAATCCTCTCTGCAAGCCGGTGCATTTACAGAGCTATAGGTTGGTTACCAATGGGCAAACAGTGTAGCACTCTAAATAGGTATAGAAACCTCCAATTTGCCAGAGAAGTCTGTGCGTTAATTGAGTTTGGAATAACTTTTAAGTGTGCAAAAACGAGGATCATTATTTAATTGCACACTGATTTAATTAGTACCAACCGTAAAACCCAAGTGTGAGCCCGTATAGTAACTTATTCATGTGTCGCTAGATTCCCAATTTTGTCGATACTCTAAAGATAAGAAGCAACCATTAATGATGTTTTTAGACTGTTGCTAAGATTAAAATTTACATTGCCGTTGCTAGGAGTTCAAACTATTTCAGCGGCAAAATCGTTCTTAAAGCCTTGTCTTTTGATTAGGTAGTTAAGGCTTTCAATCAAACAAAATGACTAAATAATTGTTCAGGACACAAAGAAGCTTGAAAAACTACGTATATCGATGCGCTTGTATTAAGAATCTAGGTGGTCATCATGATTATTGAGATCAATCTTGCCATAGAAGTGCTTAGATTCACCCCAAACTAGATATGCTCTCATGTTGGTTTTGATAGAAAGACTAGCGCTGGACCTCAATTCCTGTTGGAAAACCTCACCAAACAGACCGTGTGGCGAGTAATGCTCAAATTGTTTTTAAGGTTGGTTTCAAAACTTCTGTGACCTTCAAAAGGTGATCATTAGATTTAACCGGAACTCTCTAAACCCAGCAGAAAATTATCATTGCCACCATGAACTAAAATAAAACGAATTTGAATTAGAGACAACAGAAACAGAGAAAACAATAAGAGAATACGTGTATGAGATTAAGATAAGGGACAGAAGAATTAAAAATCAAAGAAAAACAAGCGAATAGTTCAATGAATCCCAACCCAGCGATTCACAAGAATTTTTGCCGAAGCTTGATCACAAGTCTGACCTTGACCTTTCAAAATTGTGCAAATGTTTTGTACTGCAGTAGATATAGCAGATTGACCTGGAGCAATTCCTTCTCCATATAAAGGCGTTGAAGAGATAGGCAGTCCAGTACTTGTACTAATTCTTTTGAGAGTTTTATTGGCAGGTAAATATGACGTAAAAATAGTTTTAGCGCCTGATGCTTTGACTGCTTTCGTAATAGCCATAAGGCTAGATGGTTTTAACGCACCGCTGGTAGTAAAACTATCAAGTACAGAGATTTCATTGATACCATAACGACTTGCAATATGACTATAAGATTGGTGATCAGTTACTAAAACTCGTTGCGAACTAGGCAGCTTGGAGAATTGTAAAAATGCCCAGCTCCCGAGATCGTCCATCACGCTCTCGGCTTTAGCAAAGCGTTCTGCTAAGGTTGCACGTTTATCAATAGGTAGCAATATAGAAAGGTACTTAGCAGACACCTTCAATAGTGCAGTGGAATTGGCCGGATCATGCCAAATATGGGGATCATTACCTTTATAAAAGGGCAAGGCCAATTCTCCAACAGCAACAACAGATCCAGGACTGGTAATCTTTTTCACGGCTGGCGTGAGATCGAAACCAACGTGCAAAACCAAGGCAGATTTAGAAAGAGCTTGGCGATCACTAGGTTTAAGTCGATAACCATGGGGATCACCACCAGGAGGAATTAAACAAGTGACATCGACTAGGGTTCCCGCCAATGTGCGGGTGAGATCACAGAGGGTGCCATCAACAGCAACTACCACGGGCTGTGATGCTTGGGCGGGAAACTGAATACCAAAGATTGCCATAAGAGATGCCACAACAGCACTCCAGCGATAGATGAAGTCAAACAAACGACAGCTCAATAATAATGATTATCATTCTTTCTAGTTAACTCTCGGCTGCAACGCTGTTTGATCCGCCTTTTGAAGTGAACCAACACAACTAGTGACAGTGAAATCTTCGTCCATCAACAACGGTCTCCGTGCTCGGGAGATTTGCTTCAGTTATTACGGTAAGCAAGCTATTGATCACGTTAACTTTGACCTCAAACCTGGCACCTTGACTGCGCTGGTCGGACCTAATGGGGCCGGCAAATCAACTCTGCTACATCTTCTACAGGGGCGTCTTCAAAGGACAAATGGAAGCATCGAATGCGGCTGTAGCATAGCTGTGATGCCACAACGGGCAACTATCGATTGGATGTTCCCAATTAATGTGTCGCAAATGGTGGAGTTGGGAAGAAATAAAAATACAAATTATTCTACTAATCTAAATATAGATAGTTTACTGGAAAGGGTTGGTATTAAGGAACTGGGATTACGACGTTTAAGTGCACTTTCTGGAGGACAACAACAACGCGTATTGTTAGCTAGAGCCCTTATGCAAAACACAGGCATTTTGCTTCTGGACGAGCCGTTTAGTGCAATTGATCCTCCCAGTCGTGATCATTTGTTGTCAGTTATGCGTCAGCAAGCTGAATTAGGACAAACACTTTTAGTGAGCAGTCATGATTGGGGTAGTGCTCTTGACGTTTATGATCAAGTATTAGTATTAAATCTCAGGATCTTAGCTAAAGGTACCCCTAAAGAAGTACGTAAAAAACTCACTGATATGACATTTATGATGGAAAGTCACATTTATGAATGAATTAGAAATCTGGTGGTTTTCACCTCTTATTTTAGCCCTGCTAGTTGGAATTATCTGTCCAGCAACCGGAGTGTTACTTATTACTCAAAGACGAATTTTATTAGCCAATCTCATGGCACATTCAGTACTGCCAGGATTAGTTTTAGCTTTAGCATTTGAATTAGATCCAACCATTGGTGGACTTATTAGCGGTCTACTAGGAGCCTTGCTAGCAGAACGCTTAAACCAAAGTTTCAAAGGACGAGAAGAAGTCTCTATGAACACAGTTTTAGCAGGCTTCACTGCCCTCGGAGTACTTTTAGTGCCACTAATGAAAGCCAGAGTAGATCTTGAAACAATCTTATTTGGAGACTTACTTACTGCGAACAGCAGTGATTTGATCAGGACACTTATTGCAACTGTGGCTTTGGCATTACTGTTTATAATTCGATATAAAGATCTTGTTTTTATTGGAGTTGATCCAGAAGGTGCAGGCTTGGCTAAGCGTCCAGTCATGCAAATTCGCTTCATTACTATCTTCATCACTGCATTAGTAATTATTAGCGCCATTACTGCGGTTGGAATTGTTCTTGTTATCGCACTTCTTTGTGCCCCCGTTCTTATACACTTAGACAAAAGTACCAGCCTGGTAGAATTAATTGTACGTTCATCTATGACCGGTCTTGCTTTAACCAGTGGAGGCATGATGTTGGCTGTTACTGTAGATCTTCCACCAGGGCCACTAATTGGAACTCTTTGCGTTGTACTTTTGATTATCGAAAAAGTTTCAGAATCAATCTATGCATAAAGTTCATCAATAGATGATATTGAAAATAAAATTATATCTTTGTATTAAAATTTCGCAAAATAACTAGATAATATCCGGAATTAACCGTGGCAAACTTTCTAAAGATGTTTGAATAAACACTGAGTATGAAAGTATTTTATTATGAATTCATAATTAATCAATAATTTACTCTACTCTATATTTAGAGTTAATAATGAAATGTATAGAGCTCTTTGGCAAGAGTGCATCAAAATTTTAAGAAATAATTAAAATAACAAATTTTTTAAGTAACCGTTGCGCAATAGAACCTTCTAACGTCACTTCGAATTAACGTTAAAAACTGAGACTTATACAATAATAAAATAACCATAGCCTGATTCAGGCTACTAATTAATATAACTATTATTCTATATTTTATATTTAATTTAAAACTTATTTATATAACAATTAACAAGTTTTTAGATAAACCAGTTCAGCTTAGCTATGAATCTTGCTAATTTTAGGTTAGTCCACTCTCCAATAATTGCAATTGTCCTATTTCCGATGATTTTCTAAAGTCCTCATATTGTATATTTGCAAGTTTTACGAAGCCATATCAAAATCAAAGCGTAGATTTTATAGTGAGTGCTTTTTCTCGGCACCAAGATTACAGGTAGATCAGACTACGGGTTCCGCTAACTTCGGTTAGAGAACAGTTATTAGACCAGCACAAGGGATGTCTGATGCATGTGCTCCCTTGACTATCAGTATTGGAAATCAACCGATTTAATCTGCGCGCACTACAAACAACAACCCCCGTGCTACCCGGCAAAGGCGATCACAAGTGTAATTCAATACAATTAATTGAGGTTGGCTTATACACCTATCACACCCCATTGCTATGGTAAAAGGTCTATGACGGTTTCAAACGGCTAGTGGAGGAAATTATCTCGCTAAAAGTCACTGCACCAGAAGTCACTACATCCATGAGTTTCCTAGCTAAACATTAAAATATTAATGTCCGGTCAACGGAGCATTGAGCTCACTGAGCTTTCTTCATGAATACGCAAGATCGCTTCACCAAGCATATTGGCAACTGAGAGCACCTTAAGCTGAGGAAAAGTTCGTTCTTTCGCAATCGGAATGCTGTTAGTCACAACGACTTGTGCAAACAACCCCTCTGCAGATAAACGCTCGCACGACGGCGGAGAAAAAACAGCATGGGTTGCGCAAGCAATCACTCGATTTGCTCCCTGTTGACGTAACAATTTCGCACCGGCACAAATAGTGCCACCAGTGTCAATCATGTCGTCAATCAAAACGGCTGTTTTTGCTGCCACGTCACCGATGACGGTGAGACTTTCTGCCATATTGTGACCAGTTCGACGCTTATCAATGATCGCTAGAGGAGCATCGTTCATTTGCTTTGCAAAAGCACGAGCCCGTGCTACTCCTCCTACATCTGGCGACACTACAACGACATCTCTAAGATTTTGAGTGGAAAAATAATCCACTAATACTGGTGAGCCATATATGTGATCACAAGGAATGTCGAAATAACCCTGGATCTGAGCAGAATGAAGATCCATTGCCAGGACGCGGTCCACACCCGATGTCACTAACAGGTTCGCTGTGAGTTTGGCTGTGATCGATTCACGACCGGCGGTTTTTCGATCTGCCCTCGCGTAGCCGTAATAAGGCACTACTGCTGTGATCTGTCGAGCCGATGCCCGTCGACAAGCATCCACCATGATTAGCAGTTCCATTAGGTGATCGTTGACTGGGGCACAAGTGGGCTGGATTAGGAACACATCACAGCCGCGAATCGACTCTTGTATTTGAACGTAAAGCTCTCCATCTGCAAACCGCTTAACTCCCCTTGGACCATCAGGGACTCCTAGATAAGTGGCAATTTCTCTGGCTAAGCCAGGGTTAGATGTACCGCTAAACAATCGCAATCGACGACTATCACAAGTGATTGTCTCCTGTGCTGCCCGCGCTGCTGTCAGGAAACTGGTCACGGCGGCTGCGAAAGGCGCTCTGTTGTAATTCGATGGTAGTGGTGTGTAGGCTTTTCATGTACAAAGGTTTTCCGCTGCTGTTAGGTGCCGGCCTCCTGCCGGAACTAATGATGCAACAGGCTTGCGAAACGATCGCCAAGGCATGCGGTTGTGAGTTGATCAGTCACAACTGCGGAGAGTCCCCACGCAACGTGCTGGCTTCTATCTCCACAGCAATTGGTCTGCAACGACTTTGTGGTGATGCAGCCCGTCCTCACTGCAATGGAGGAAGCTGGCTAGAAGCCCTCGCAGACTGGCGCCTTCCTGTGCTGCTCCTCGTTCCTGGTGATGCAGACGGTGGCATTCCTGGTTCCGGGCCAGCCTATGCTGCCCTTTGTCGCGAACTTAAGGTACCTTTGGTCGGTCTAGTGCAGCTTCAAGGAATCTGGGACGAAGATAGGCGTCGCAAAGATGGATTACCCTGGCTCGGTTGGATCCCAGAACCCAGCCATGTAGATCATGATGAGACGGTTGATGTTTTGAGCCTTCTGCTTTGCAAATGTGCCTTTAGTTTTGCGGCCAAAGAGGCAACGTTTGCCCAGGTTTAATCTGCCGCAAAGTCTGACTGCCAACACGCTTGGCCAGCTGCAGTTGTGTGATATCAACATGCGTGGGACTTGCAATCAAAGCGGCCGCCAGGCCCAGTTGCTCAGAACGGCTGAGGTTCGTCTCCATTTCATCATCTAAGCGGTTCACCAAGCGCGGCAGCATGGAAATACCACCGGGATCTTTCAACTGCTTCACCAAAGCCAAGATTAACTTTTGCTGTCGGATTCTTCGATTGGCGTTGCTCTGCTTATCCTCTCGGTAACGGGCCAGTTGTTCTGCTTTAACGCCGTTAAGGCTCTGAGGTCCCGCCTGTAGCTTCACGCTGTATGCCTGGGTTTTGTCCTCACTTTGGTAGGCCTGATCGAGGGTAACGTCCACATTGCCAAGGCCATCTACCAAAGTGCGTAACGCGCGACGGGGCATCACCACATAACGCTGGGGTGTCCCGTCCGGCAAACCAACAATTTCTTGAATAGCGTTGTTCAACAAGAACACACCGCCACCAAGCCAGAGACTCGACAAACTCGCAGCTTTATTACTACCTGGCAGCTGTACTGCAAGATCAATGGGTATTTGGAGCACTTGCAACGGTTCAGCAACCGCGATGCGTACCAAAAGCAATGTATCTGCATTGGCAGGGCCTAAGGGCGCCGCTTGGTTAGTCCGGTCATCGAGTTCGTTGGCATCGATGCCTACTACAAGCACCATCACGGGAGCCGCCGGGAATGGAGCCAAGTTGGCGGGATTACCAACGGTTTGCAGTGCGCCTGCGCCTTTGGCAACTTGATCTGGTTCTGGCCAAAGCATTGCGAGCAACCAGCCCGTAGCGCTGACCCCAAAAGCAGCTGCAGCCAGGTTAAGACACGTAGTGCACCTGGGACGGAATGCAAACCAGGGCGTCAAGCGCGTCTTTTCGGTGGAAGCCATTGTCCGCCCCATGCTTACAAGATGCTTAGTTCCATGTGGCTGTTCAGTCCTTAGCGTTAGGCCTTACCATGCTGCCTTCTATGAACTTGCGCCACGATTTTCGTTACCGTCCTCACGAGCAAGTGCGAATCGTGGTGTTCGGTGCCACCGGTTATATCGGTCGCTTTGTAGTCAAGGAACTAGTGGGGCGGGGCTATCAGGTAGTGGCCTTTTGTCGACAACGCAGTGGCGTTGGCGGCCGTCAGGAACGTAATCAAGTCATCGCTGATTTACCTGGAGCGGAAGTGCGCTTCGGAGAAGTGACCAATGTAAAATCATTAGAAAAGCAAGCTTTTAGTCAACCAACGGATGTAATTGTGAGCTGCTTGGCCTCTCGCACCGGAGGGCGAAAGGACTCCTGGGCTATTGACCATCAAGCGACCTTGAATACCTATCGGGAAGGGCGTAAGGCCGGTGTTGCTCATTACGTTCTACTTTCGGCGATATGTGTTCAGAAGCCACTGCTAGAATTCCAAAAAGCGAAGCTCGCGTTCGAATCGGAATTAAGAGCCGATGGAGAGATGACTTACTCGATCGTTCGCCCTACAGCATTTTTCAAGAGCTTGGGCGGACAGGTGGAAAGTTGTCGAAAGGGAATGCCCTACGTGATGTTTGATGGGGGTGAATTGGTTAGCTGTAAACCGATCAGTGAGAGCGATTTGGCTCAGTTCATGGCGGATTGCATTACGGATTCTGACAAGTACAACCAAGTACTTCCAATCGGTGGTCCTGGCCCTGCCCTTAGCACGCGTGAACAGGGTGAGATGCTATTTCGTGCCCTTGGCCGAAAACAAAAAATATTGTCGGTACCGATTACGCTGATAGATGCTCTGATCGCGATACTGGAAGGTTTGTCAAAGCTTTTCCCCGTTCTTCAGGACACCGCCGAGTTTTGCCGGATCGGCCGCTATTACGCTAGTGAATCGATGCTTCTCTGGGATGCAGAACAGGAGCATTACGATGCTGACGCCACCCCTTCCTATGGCAGAGATACGCTAGAGCAATTTTTTGAGCGGGTAGCACGCAACGAAATGGCAGGTCAAGATCTTGGAAATGCAACCTTGTTCTGAAACAGCCATCCTGATGCAGAACAAGATCGCTAATGGACCAGTTAGCCGCCGACCGTGCACGCACTAGCGGTGTGCTACTCCATCCCACTGCTTTACCTGGCAGTCCTGCCTGCGGTACCTTCGGGGGCGCTTGTCAACGATGGTTGCGCCAGCTGGCTGGTAGCGGGATTGGAGTGTGGCAGATGCTGCCGCTTTCGCCGCCAGATCCAACGGGTTCTCCTTACAATTCCCCCTCTTGCTTTGCTCTAAACCCCTGGTTCCTTGATGCAACAGAACTCGCTAGTGAGCAATTCATCATTCCGAATGCCTTAAGCGATTTACCGCAAACCCCGTCAGATGCAAGAGATACCGTCCTTGACGTCCAACTGGCAGATCAACGCAGTCAAGCACTTGCAGATGCCTTGCTCGAAGCTTGGCCGCGGCAAACCGGCGAACGACGAAACGCGTTCAGGCTTTGGTGCAATAAGCAATTATGGCTTGAAGACCACGTCCACTTCAGCGTGCTGCACGCTCAACATGGCAATGCCTGGTGGACTTGGCCGAAACCACTGGCTCAGCATCAACGCCAAGCGCTAAAAGCCTGGGCCACTAAACACAAAGAAGCTTTGCTTAAGGAGCGATTACTTCAATGGCACTTAGATCGCCAATGGCAGGAGATCAGAATCTTGGCCAGTCAACTCGGGATTTTGCTTTTCGGAGACCTGCCCTTTTACGTTAGTACAGACAGTGCGGACGTCTGGAGCCATAGGGGATTGTTCACCGTAAAGGAATCTGGTGAACTCACACTCCAAAGCGGTGTTCCCCCAGACTATTTCTCTGAAACAGGCCAGCTCTGGGGCTCACCGGTGTACCGGTGGGGACGACACCGTATTACACGGTTCCAATGGTGGCGCAGACGTATTGCCCGGCAACGAGAGCTAGTAGACCTATTGCGACTAGACCACTTTCGTGCTCTTGCTGCATTCTGGGCAGTTCCAGGTAGCGACAGCACAGCCCAAAACGGTCACTGGGAGACATCTCCAGGTTACGCTCTGCTGACCAAATTAGAACAAGATGCAGACGGTAACTTGCCTTTGATTGCAGAAGACCTTGGTGTGATAACTCCGGATGTGGAAGAACTACGAGATCGCTTTGCCCTGCCAGGGATGAAAGTACTTCAGTTTGCTTTCGATGGTCAGCCGGATAACCCATACCTTCCAGAAAACATTGAAGGAAATCGCTGGGTGGTATACACAGGAACTCACGATAACCCTACAACCCTCGGCTGGTGGCAACAGCTAGATGACGCCAGTCGTAGCCGGATTTCCACACGCATTAACGGCGAGGTTTCCGCTCCAGCCTGGCACCTTTTTGACATGGCCTTTGCCACACCAGCCAAACTTGTGGTAGCACCACTTCAAGACCTGATGCATCTAGACAATCAAGCACGGTTCAACACACCAGGGACTAGTACAGGAAACTGGAGCTGGCGCCTCGCGCAATTTGATTCTGCGCTCGAGGGATCTCTTAAAGGTTATGGAGAGCGCGCCATGGTTTGGGGCCGCAATCGAAAGGGAGCGTCAGGACTTCTTAAGCGTCGAATGCTAGGAACCTAATTCCCACTCAAGTCTCTTTCTGAACAATTATGTAATCTTATTTTCATGTCTGAAAACTGGTTTCATTTATTCATATAAAGTTAGCTAGTCATTAGCTTAGAATAAAAATAAAAATTTCGACTAGGTTATCTTAAAGTTATAAAGTATCAACAGTACCTTTATAGCATCGCTTTAGTCTATTTATTTTCAAAGACAAACAAAACACATTATAAATAAAGACATCGCAAATGTCCTCATATACCCTACACCACCCAGCCTCATCAGACTTAAAGGTAAAAGCAGTAAGGACTACAACTTTGAAAGATCACTTTTAATTTTTATAGTTGAGAGATATATGACACGTATACAATCTAATTGATTGAAGACAAGGGCGCCTCGACCCGATAAAGTCCTGCGTGCTCCGGATCTTCTAGCAA comes from the Synechococcus sp. M16CYN genome and includes:
- a CDS encoding metal ABC transporter substrate-binding protein; protein product: MFDFIYRWSAVVASLMAIFGIQFPAQASQPVVVAVDGTLCDLTRTLAGTLVDVTCLIPPGGDPHGYRLKPSDRQALSKSALVLHVGFDLTPAVKKITSPGSVVAVGELALPFYKGNDPHIWHDPANSTALLKVSAKYLSILLPIDKRATLAERFAKAESVMDDLGSWAFLQFSKLPSSQRVLVTDHQSYSHIASRYGINEISVLDSFTTSGALKPSSLMAITKAVKASGAKTIFTSYLPANKTLKRISTSTGLPISSTPLYGEGIAPGQSAISTAVQNICTILKGQGQTCDQASAKILVNRWVGIH
- a CDS encoding ATP-binding cassette domain-containing protein — its product is MKSSSINNGLRAREICFSYYGKQAIDHVNFDLKPGTLTALVGPNGAGKSTLLHLLQGRLQRTNGSIECGCSIAVMPQRATIDWMFPINVSQMVELGRNKNTNYSTNLNIDSLLERVGIKELGLRRLSALSGGQQQRVLLARALMQNTGILLLDEPFSAIDPPSRDHLLSVMRQQAELGQTLLVSSHDWGSALDVYDQVLVLNLRILAKGTPKEVRKKLTDMTFMMESHIYE
- a CDS encoding metal ABC transporter permease; translated protein: MNELEIWWFSPLILALLVGIICPATGVLLITQRRILLANLMAHSVLPGLVLALAFELDPTIGGLISGLLGALLAERLNQSFKGREEVSMNTVLAGFTALGVLLVPLMKARVDLETILFGDLLTANSSDLIRTLIATVALALLFIIRYKDLVFIGVDPEGAGLAKRPVMQIRFITIFITALVIISAITAVGIVLVIALLCAPVLIHLDKSTSLVELIVRSSMTGLALTSGGMMLAVTVDLPPGPLIGTLCVVLLIIEKVSESIYA
- a CDS encoding ribose-phosphate pyrophosphokinase codes for the protein MTSFLTAARAAQETITCDSRRLRLFSGTSNPGLAREIATYLGVPDGPRGVKRFADGELYVQIQESIRGCDVFLIQPTCAPVNDHLMELLIMVDACRRASARQITAVVPYYGYARADRKTAGRESITAKLTANLLVTSGVDRVLAMDLHSAQIQGYFDIPCDHIYGSPVLVDYFSTQNLRDVVVVSPDVGGVARARAFAKQMNDAPLAIIDKRRTGHNMAESLTVIGDVAAKTAVLIDDMIDTGGTICAGAKLLRQQGANRVIACATHAVFSPPSCERLSAEGLFAQVVVTNSIPIAKERTFPQLKVLSVANMLGEAILRIHEESSVSSMLR
- a CDS encoding LCP family protein yields the protein MASTEKTRLTPWFAFRPRCTTCLNLAAAAFGVSATGWLLAMLWPEPDQVAKGAGALQTVGNPANLAPFPAAPVMVLVVGIDANELDDRTNQAAPLGPANADTLLLVRIAVAEPLQVLQIPIDLAVQLPGSNKAASLSSLWLGGGVFLLNNAIQEIVGLPDGTPQRYVVMPRRALRTLVDGLGNVDVTLDQAYQSEDKTQAYSVKLQAGPQSLNGVKAEQLARYREDKQSNANRRIRQQKLILALVKQLKDPGGISMLPRLVNRLDDEMETNLSRSEQLGLAAALIASPTHVDITQLQLAKRVGSQTLRQIKPGQTLPLWPQN
- a CDS encoding NAD(P)-dependent oxidoreductase, giving the protein MNLRHDFRYRPHEQVRIVVFGATGYIGRFVVKELVGRGYQVVAFCRQRSGVGGRQERNQVIADLPGAEVRFGEVTNVKSLEKQAFSQPTDVIVSCLASRTGGRKDSWAIDHQATLNTYREGRKAGVAHYVLLSAICVQKPLLEFQKAKLAFESELRADGEMTYSIVRPTAFFKSLGGQVESCRKGMPYVMFDGGELVSCKPISESDLAQFMADCITDSDKYNQVLPIGGPGPALSTREQGEMLFRALGRKQKILSVPITLIDALIAILEGLSKLFPVLQDTAEFCRIGRYYASESMLLWDAEQEHYDADATPSYGRDTLEQFFERVARNEMAGQDLGNATLF
- the malQ gene encoding 4-alpha-glucanotransferase; this translates as MDQLAADRARTSGVLLHPTALPGSPACGTFGGACQRWLRQLAGSGIGVWQMLPLSPPDPTGSPYNSPSCFALNPWFLDATELASEQFIIPNALSDLPQTPSDARDTVLDVQLADQRSQALADALLEAWPRQTGERRNAFRLWCNKQLWLEDHVHFSVLHAQHGNAWWTWPKPLAQHQRQALKAWATKHKEALLKERLLQWHLDRQWQEIRILASQLGILLFGDLPFYVSTDSADVWSHRGLFTVKESGELTLQSGVPPDYFSETGQLWGSPVYRWGRHRITRFQWWRRRIARQRELVDLLRLDHFRALAAFWAVPGSDSTAQNGHWETSPGYALLTKLEQDADGNLPLIAEDLGVITPDVEELRDRFALPGMKVLQFAFDGQPDNPYLPENIEGNRWVVYTGTHDNPTTLGWWQQLDDASRSRISTRINGEVSAPAWHLFDMAFATPAKLVVAPLQDLMHLDNQARFNTPGTSTGNWSWRLAQFDSALEGSLKGYGERAMVWGRNRKGASGLLKRRMLGT